One Gambusia affinis linkage group LG15, SWU_Gaff_1.0, whole genome shotgun sequence genomic window carries:
- the trim3b gene encoding tripartite motif-containing protein 3b isoform X2 — translation MSTAMAKREAGSASPVVRQIDKQFLVCSICLDHYHSPKVLPCLHTFCESCLQNYIPPESLTLSCPVCRQTSILPEKGVGALQNNFFITNLMEVLQREPECSRPEACSVLESVSAAVAGKPLCCPNHEGKVMEFYCESCETAMCLDCTEGEHRDHMTVPLRDVVEQHKAVLKTQLDAIHSRLPQLTAAVELVSEISRQLNERKTEAVAEINSTFEELERVLHHRKTALITDLENICSSKQKVLHAQLSSLLQGKEHIQSSCSFTEQALSHGNATEVLLVQKQMSERVTALARHDFPEKPQQNAHLDCQVETEGLRRSIQNLGVLLTTSAVAHTSVATGEGLRHAATGQHQTITVTTKDKDGELVRTGNAVLKAEILSADSNRAAEVEIVDNKNGTYEVGYTLRSEGEYSFCLLLYGQPIRGSPFRLRVVKPSDVPQSPDDVKRRVKSPSGTGGHIRQKAVRRPSSMYSTTKKKENPIEDELIYRVGSRGREKGEFTNLQGISASSNGRVVVADSNNQCIQVFSNDGQFKMRFGVRGRSPGQLQRPTGVTVDMNGDIVVADYDNRWVSIFSSDGKFKNKIGAGRLMGPKGVAMDKNGHIITVDNKACCVFIFQSNGKLVTKFGGRGTSDRQFAGPHFVAVNNKNEIIVTDFHNHSVKVYSADGEFLFKFGSHGEGNGQFNAPTGVAVDANGNIIVADWGNSRIQVFDSTGSFLSYINTSADPLYGPQGLALTSDGHVAVADSGNHCFKVYRYLQ, via the exons ATGTCCACTGCTATGGCCAAACGTGAGGCTGGGAGCGCCAGCCCTGTGGTGCGTCAGATAGACAAGCAGTTCCTGGTTTGCAGCATCTGTTTGGATCACTACCACAGCCCCAAGGTCCTGCCCTGTCTGCACACTTTTTGTGAAAG CTGTCTCCAGAATTATATTCCTCCAGAGTCCCTGACACTCTCGTGTCCTGTGTGTCGACAAACATCCATCCTGCCTGAGAAAGGAGTGGGAGCTCTACAGAACAACTTCTTCATCACTAATCTCATGGAG GTCCTGCAGCGTGAGCCGGAGTGCTCACGGCCCGAGGCCTGCAGTGTGTTGGAGTCGGTCAGCGCTGCAGTAGCAGGGAAGCCTCTTTGCTGCCCAAACCATGAAGGAAAG GTGATGGAGTTCTACTGCGAGTCTTGTGAGACAGCCATGTGTTTGGACTGCACAGAGGGCGAGCACCGGGATCATATGACTGTTCCTCTGCGGGATGTAGTGGAGCAGCACAAAGCTGTGCTAAAAACACAGCTTGATGCCATTCACAGCAG ACTCCCCCAGCTGACAGCAGCTGTTGAGCTGGTGAGTGAGATCTCACGGCAgctaaatgaaagaaaaactgaggcAGTAGCAGAGATCAACAGTACGTTTGAAGAGCTGGAGCGGGTGCTGCATCACCGCAAGACAGCCCTCATCACAGACTTGGAGAACATCTGCAGCTCCAAGCAAAAG GTCCTCCATGCCCAGCTTTCCTCTCTTCTCCAGGGGAAGGAACACAtccagagcagctgcagcttcacagAACAGGCTCTCAGTCATGGGAATGCAACTGAG GTGCTACTGGTTCAGAAGCAGATGAGTGAGCGAGTCACAGCTCTGGCCAGACACGACTTTCCAGAGAAGCCACAGCAGAACGCACATCTAGACTGTCAG GTAGAGACTGAAGGTTTGCGGCGCTCCATCCAGAACCTGGGCGTTCTCCTTACAACATCAGCCGTGGCACACACATCTGTTGCCACAGGGGAGGGACTGAGACATGCAGCTACTGGGCAGCACCAAACCATTACCGtgacaacaaaagacaaa GATGGAGAGTTGGTGAGGACaggaaatgctgttttaaagGCTGAGATATTGTCGGCTGACAGTAACAGAGCTGCAGAAGTAGAAATAGTGGACAACAAGAATGGAACGTATGAAGTGGGCTACACGTTGCGCTCCGAAGGAGAGTATTCATTCTGCCTGCTGCTGTATGGTCAGCCCATACGTGGCAGCCCATTCCGTCTGCGGGTGGTCAAACCGTCAGACGTGCCCCAGTCTCCGGATGATGTGAAAAGGAGGGTGAAGTCCCCGAGCGGGACAGGGGGCCACATCCGTCAGAAAGCGGTGCGACGGCCTTCCAGCATGTACAGCACCACCAAAAAAAAGGAGAACCCCATTGAGGATGAGCTCATCTACAGAGTTG GTTCCCGGGGAAGGGAAAAGGGCGAGTTCACAAATCTACAAGGAATCTCAGCCTCCAGCAACGGTAGAGTGGTGGTGGCTGACAGCAACAACCAGTGCATACAG GTATTTTCCAATGATGGGCAGTTTAAAATGCGTTTTGGGGTCAGAGGTCGTTCTCCAGGACAGCTGCAGAGACCGACAGGAGTTACTGTAGACATGAACGGAGACATCGTAGTGGCTGATTATGACAACAGATGGGTCAGCATCTTCTCCTCAGATGGCAAGTTCAAG AATAAGATTGGTGCAGGCCGTCTCATGGGTCCCAAAGGAGTGGCCATGGATAAAAACGGACACATCATCACTGTGGATAACAAAGCTTGCTGTGTCTTCATCTTTCAGTCCAATGGAAAGCTGGTGACTAAGTTTGGAGGCAGAGGGACGTCTGATAGACAGTTTGCAG GTCCGCACTTTGTTGCAGTGAACAACAAGAATGAAATTATAGTGACAGATTTTCACAATCACTCTGTTAAG GTATACAGCGCTGATGGGgagtttctgtttaaatttggCTCTCATGGAGAAGGCAATGGCCAGTTCAACGCGCCCACTGGTGTGGCTGTAGATGCTAATGGAAACATCATTGTAGCCGACTGGGGTAACAGCAGAATACAg GTTTTTGATAGCACAGGGTCCTTCCTGTCCTACATTAACACCTCAGCAGACCCGCTCTATGGGCCCCAGGGCCTCGCTCTCACCTCAGATGGACATGTGGCAGTTGCCGACTCCGGGAATCACTGCTTCAAAGTTTACAGATATCTGCAGTAG
- the trim3b gene encoding tripartite motif-containing protein 3b isoform X1: MSTAMAKREAGSASPVVRQIDKQFLVCSICLDHYHSPKVLPCLHTFCESCLQNYIPPESLTLSCPVCRQTSILPEKGVGALQNNFFITNLMEVLQREPECSRPEACSVLESVSAAVAGKPLCCPNHEGKVMEFYCESCETAMCLDCTEGEHRDHMTVPLRDVVEQHKAVLKTQLDAIHSRLPQLTAAVELVSEISRQLNERKTEAVAEINSTFEELERVLHHRKTALITDLENICSSKQKVLHAQLSSLLQGKEHIQSSCSFTEQALSHGNATEVLLVQKQMSERVTALARHDFPEKPQQNAHLDCQVETEGLRRSIQNLGVLLTTSAVAHTSVATGEGLRHAATGQHQTITVTTKDKDGELVRTGNAVLKAEILSADSNRAAEVEIVDNKNGTYEVGYTLRSEGEYSFCLLLYGQPIRGSPFRLRVVKPSDVPQSPDDVKRRVKSPSGTGGHIRQKAVRRPSSMYSTTKKKENPIEDELIYRVGSRGREKGEFTNLQGISASSNGRVVVADSNNQCIQVFSNDGQFKMRFGVRGRSPGQLQRPTGVTVDMNGDIVVADYDNRWVSIFSSDGKFKNKIGAGRLMGPKGVAMDKNGHIITVDNKACCVFIFQSNGKLVTKFGGRGTSDRQFAEKLGPNFNKSGSVFSPHFVAVNNKNEIIVTDFHNHSVKVYSADGEFLFKFGSHGEGNGQFNAPTGVAVDANGNIIVADWGNSRIQVFDSTGSFLSYINTSADPLYGPQGLALTSDGHVAVADSGNHCFKVYRYLQ; encoded by the exons ATGTCCACTGCTATGGCCAAACGTGAGGCTGGGAGCGCCAGCCCTGTGGTGCGTCAGATAGACAAGCAGTTCCTGGTTTGCAGCATCTGTTTGGATCACTACCACAGCCCCAAGGTCCTGCCCTGTCTGCACACTTTTTGTGAAAG CTGTCTCCAGAATTATATTCCTCCAGAGTCCCTGACACTCTCGTGTCCTGTGTGTCGACAAACATCCATCCTGCCTGAGAAAGGAGTGGGAGCTCTACAGAACAACTTCTTCATCACTAATCTCATGGAG GTCCTGCAGCGTGAGCCGGAGTGCTCACGGCCCGAGGCCTGCAGTGTGTTGGAGTCGGTCAGCGCTGCAGTAGCAGGGAAGCCTCTTTGCTGCCCAAACCATGAAGGAAAG GTGATGGAGTTCTACTGCGAGTCTTGTGAGACAGCCATGTGTTTGGACTGCACAGAGGGCGAGCACCGGGATCATATGACTGTTCCTCTGCGGGATGTAGTGGAGCAGCACAAAGCTGTGCTAAAAACACAGCTTGATGCCATTCACAGCAG ACTCCCCCAGCTGACAGCAGCTGTTGAGCTGGTGAGTGAGATCTCACGGCAgctaaatgaaagaaaaactgaggcAGTAGCAGAGATCAACAGTACGTTTGAAGAGCTGGAGCGGGTGCTGCATCACCGCAAGACAGCCCTCATCACAGACTTGGAGAACATCTGCAGCTCCAAGCAAAAG GTCCTCCATGCCCAGCTTTCCTCTCTTCTCCAGGGGAAGGAACACAtccagagcagctgcagcttcacagAACAGGCTCTCAGTCATGGGAATGCAACTGAG GTGCTACTGGTTCAGAAGCAGATGAGTGAGCGAGTCACAGCTCTGGCCAGACACGACTTTCCAGAGAAGCCACAGCAGAACGCACATCTAGACTGTCAG GTAGAGACTGAAGGTTTGCGGCGCTCCATCCAGAACCTGGGCGTTCTCCTTACAACATCAGCCGTGGCACACACATCTGTTGCCACAGGGGAGGGACTGAGACATGCAGCTACTGGGCAGCACCAAACCATTACCGtgacaacaaaagacaaa GATGGAGAGTTGGTGAGGACaggaaatgctgttttaaagGCTGAGATATTGTCGGCTGACAGTAACAGAGCTGCAGAAGTAGAAATAGTGGACAACAAGAATGGAACGTATGAAGTGGGCTACACGTTGCGCTCCGAAGGAGAGTATTCATTCTGCCTGCTGCTGTATGGTCAGCCCATACGTGGCAGCCCATTCCGTCTGCGGGTGGTCAAACCGTCAGACGTGCCCCAGTCTCCGGATGATGTGAAAAGGAGGGTGAAGTCCCCGAGCGGGACAGGGGGCCACATCCGTCAGAAAGCGGTGCGACGGCCTTCCAGCATGTACAGCACCACCAAAAAAAAGGAGAACCCCATTGAGGATGAGCTCATCTACAGAGTTG GTTCCCGGGGAAGGGAAAAGGGCGAGTTCACAAATCTACAAGGAATCTCAGCCTCCAGCAACGGTAGAGTGGTGGTGGCTGACAGCAACAACCAGTGCATACAG GTATTTTCCAATGATGGGCAGTTTAAAATGCGTTTTGGGGTCAGAGGTCGTTCTCCAGGACAGCTGCAGAGACCGACAGGAGTTACTGTAGACATGAACGGAGACATCGTAGTGGCTGATTATGACAACAGATGGGTCAGCATCTTCTCCTCAGATGGCAAGTTCAAG AATAAGATTGGTGCAGGCCGTCTCATGGGTCCCAAAGGAGTGGCCATGGATAAAAACGGACACATCATCACTGTGGATAACAAAGCTTGCTGTGTCTTCATCTTTCAGTCCAATGGAAAGCTGGTGACTAAGTTTGGAGGCAGAGGGACGTCTGATAGACAGTTTGCAG aaaaacttgGCCCAAACTTTAATAAATCTGGCTCAGTTTTCA GTCCGCACTTTGTTGCAGTGAACAACAAGAATGAAATTATAGTGACAGATTTTCACAATCACTCTGTTAAG GTATACAGCGCTGATGGGgagtttctgtttaaatttggCTCTCATGGAGAAGGCAATGGCCAGTTCAACGCGCCCACTGGTGTGGCTGTAGATGCTAATGGAAACATCATTGTAGCCGACTGGGGTAACAGCAGAATACAg GTTTTTGATAGCACAGGGTCCTTCCTGTCCTACATTAACACCTCAGCAGACCCGCTCTATGGGCCCCAGGGCCTCGCTCTCACCTCAGATGGACATGTGGCAGTTGCCGACTCCGGGAATCACTGCTTCAAAGTTTACAGATATCTGCAGTAG
- the trim3b gene encoding tripartite motif-containing protein 3b isoform X3 — MSTAMAKREAGSASPVVRQIDKQFLVCSICLDHYHSPKVLPCLHTFCESCLQNYIPPESLTLSCPVCRQTSILPEKGVGALQNNFFITNLMEVLQREPECSRPEACSVLESVSAAVAGKPLCCPNHEGKVMEFYCESCETAMCLDCTEGEHRDHMTVPLRDVVEQHKAVLKTQLDAIHSRLPQLTAAVELVSEISRQLNERKTEAVAEINSTFEELERVLHHRKTALITDLENICSSKQKVLHAQLSSLLQGKEHIQSSCSFTEQALSHGNATEVLLVQKQMSERVTALARHDFPEKPQQNAHLDCQVETEGLRRSIQNLGVLLTTSAVAHTSVATGEGLRHAATGQHQTITVTTKDKDGELVRTGNAVLKAEILSADSNRAAEVEIVDNKNGTYEVGYTLRSEGEYSFCLLLYGQPIRGSPFRLRVVKPSDVPQSPDDVKRRVKSPSGTGGHIRQKAVRRPSSMYSTTKKKENPIEDELIYRVGSRGREKGEFTNLQGISASSNGRVVVADSNNQCIQVFSNDGQFKMRFGVRGRSPGQLQRPTGVTVDMNGDIVVADYDNRWVSIFSSDGKFKSNGKLVTKFGGRGTSDRQFAEKLGPNFNKSGSVFSPHFVAVNNKNEIIVTDFHNHSVKVYSADGEFLFKFGSHGEGNGQFNAPTGVAVDANGNIIVADWGNSRIQVFDSTGSFLSYINTSADPLYGPQGLALTSDGHVAVADSGNHCFKVYRYLQ; from the exons ATGTCCACTGCTATGGCCAAACGTGAGGCTGGGAGCGCCAGCCCTGTGGTGCGTCAGATAGACAAGCAGTTCCTGGTTTGCAGCATCTGTTTGGATCACTACCACAGCCCCAAGGTCCTGCCCTGTCTGCACACTTTTTGTGAAAG CTGTCTCCAGAATTATATTCCTCCAGAGTCCCTGACACTCTCGTGTCCTGTGTGTCGACAAACATCCATCCTGCCTGAGAAAGGAGTGGGAGCTCTACAGAACAACTTCTTCATCACTAATCTCATGGAG GTCCTGCAGCGTGAGCCGGAGTGCTCACGGCCCGAGGCCTGCAGTGTGTTGGAGTCGGTCAGCGCTGCAGTAGCAGGGAAGCCTCTTTGCTGCCCAAACCATGAAGGAAAG GTGATGGAGTTCTACTGCGAGTCTTGTGAGACAGCCATGTGTTTGGACTGCACAGAGGGCGAGCACCGGGATCATATGACTGTTCCTCTGCGGGATGTAGTGGAGCAGCACAAAGCTGTGCTAAAAACACAGCTTGATGCCATTCACAGCAG ACTCCCCCAGCTGACAGCAGCTGTTGAGCTGGTGAGTGAGATCTCACGGCAgctaaatgaaagaaaaactgaggcAGTAGCAGAGATCAACAGTACGTTTGAAGAGCTGGAGCGGGTGCTGCATCACCGCAAGACAGCCCTCATCACAGACTTGGAGAACATCTGCAGCTCCAAGCAAAAG GTCCTCCATGCCCAGCTTTCCTCTCTTCTCCAGGGGAAGGAACACAtccagagcagctgcagcttcacagAACAGGCTCTCAGTCATGGGAATGCAACTGAG GTGCTACTGGTTCAGAAGCAGATGAGTGAGCGAGTCACAGCTCTGGCCAGACACGACTTTCCAGAGAAGCCACAGCAGAACGCACATCTAGACTGTCAG GTAGAGACTGAAGGTTTGCGGCGCTCCATCCAGAACCTGGGCGTTCTCCTTACAACATCAGCCGTGGCACACACATCTGTTGCCACAGGGGAGGGACTGAGACATGCAGCTACTGGGCAGCACCAAACCATTACCGtgacaacaaaagacaaa GATGGAGAGTTGGTGAGGACaggaaatgctgttttaaagGCTGAGATATTGTCGGCTGACAGTAACAGAGCTGCAGAAGTAGAAATAGTGGACAACAAGAATGGAACGTATGAAGTGGGCTACACGTTGCGCTCCGAAGGAGAGTATTCATTCTGCCTGCTGCTGTATGGTCAGCCCATACGTGGCAGCCCATTCCGTCTGCGGGTGGTCAAACCGTCAGACGTGCCCCAGTCTCCGGATGATGTGAAAAGGAGGGTGAAGTCCCCGAGCGGGACAGGGGGCCACATCCGTCAGAAAGCGGTGCGACGGCCTTCCAGCATGTACAGCACCACCAAAAAAAAGGAGAACCCCATTGAGGATGAGCTCATCTACAGAGTTG GTTCCCGGGGAAGGGAAAAGGGCGAGTTCACAAATCTACAAGGAATCTCAGCCTCCAGCAACGGTAGAGTGGTGGTGGCTGACAGCAACAACCAGTGCATACAG GTATTTTCCAATGATGGGCAGTTTAAAATGCGTTTTGGGGTCAGAGGTCGTTCTCCAGGACAGCTGCAGAGACCGACAGGAGTTACTGTAGACATGAACGGAGACATCGTAGTGGCTGATTATGACAACAGATGGGTCAGCATCTTCTCCTCAGATGGCAAGTTCAAG TCCAATGGAAAGCTGGTGACTAAGTTTGGAGGCAGAGGGACGTCTGATAGACAGTTTGCAG aaaaacttgGCCCAAACTTTAATAAATCTGGCTCAGTTTTCA GTCCGCACTTTGTTGCAGTGAACAACAAGAATGAAATTATAGTGACAGATTTTCACAATCACTCTGTTAAG GTATACAGCGCTGATGGGgagtttctgtttaaatttggCTCTCATGGAGAAGGCAATGGCCAGTTCAACGCGCCCACTGGTGTGGCTGTAGATGCTAATGGAAACATCATTGTAGCCGACTGGGGTAACAGCAGAATACAg GTTTTTGATAGCACAGGGTCCTTCCTGTCCTACATTAACACCTCAGCAGACCCGCTCTATGGGCCCCAGGGCCTCGCTCTCACCTCAGATGGACATGTGGCAGTTGCCGACTCCGGGAATCACTGCTTCAAAGTTTACAGATATCTGCAGTAG
- the trim3b gene encoding tripartite motif-containing protein 3b isoform X4, giving the protein MSTAMAKREAGSASPVVRQIDKQFLVCSICLDHYHSPKVLPCLHTFCESCLQNYIPPESLTLSCPVCRQTSILPEKGVGALQNNFFITNLMEVLQREPECSRPEACSVLESVSAAVAGKPLCCPNHEGKVMEFYCESCETAMCLDCTEGEHRDHMTVPLRDVVEQHKAVLKTQLDAIHSRLPQLTAAVELVSEISRQLNERKTEAVAEINSTFEELERVLHHRKTALITDLENICSSKQKVLHAQLSSLLQGKEHIQSSCSFTEQALSHGNATEVLLVQKQMSERVTALARHDFPEKPQQNAHLDCQVETEGLRRSIQNLGVLLTTSAVAHTSVATGEGLRHAATGQHQTITVTTKDKDGELVRTGNAVLKAEILSADSNRAAEVEIVDNKNGTYEVGYTLRSEGEYSFCLLLYGQPIRGSPFRLRVVKPSDVPQSPDDVKRRVKSPSGTGGHIRQKAVRRPSSMYSTTKKKENPIEDELIYRVGSRGREKGEFTNLQGISASSNGRVVVADSNNQCIQVFSNDGQFKMRFGVRGRSPGQLQRPTGVTVDMNGDIVVADYDNRWVSIFSSDGKFKSNGKLVTKFGGRGTSDRQFAGPHFVAVNNKNEIIVTDFHNHSVKVYSADGEFLFKFGSHGEGNGQFNAPTGVAVDANGNIIVADWGNSRIQVFDSTGSFLSYINTSADPLYGPQGLALTSDGHVAVADSGNHCFKVYRYLQ; this is encoded by the exons ATGTCCACTGCTATGGCCAAACGTGAGGCTGGGAGCGCCAGCCCTGTGGTGCGTCAGATAGACAAGCAGTTCCTGGTTTGCAGCATCTGTTTGGATCACTACCACAGCCCCAAGGTCCTGCCCTGTCTGCACACTTTTTGTGAAAG CTGTCTCCAGAATTATATTCCTCCAGAGTCCCTGACACTCTCGTGTCCTGTGTGTCGACAAACATCCATCCTGCCTGAGAAAGGAGTGGGAGCTCTACAGAACAACTTCTTCATCACTAATCTCATGGAG GTCCTGCAGCGTGAGCCGGAGTGCTCACGGCCCGAGGCCTGCAGTGTGTTGGAGTCGGTCAGCGCTGCAGTAGCAGGGAAGCCTCTTTGCTGCCCAAACCATGAAGGAAAG GTGATGGAGTTCTACTGCGAGTCTTGTGAGACAGCCATGTGTTTGGACTGCACAGAGGGCGAGCACCGGGATCATATGACTGTTCCTCTGCGGGATGTAGTGGAGCAGCACAAAGCTGTGCTAAAAACACAGCTTGATGCCATTCACAGCAG ACTCCCCCAGCTGACAGCAGCTGTTGAGCTGGTGAGTGAGATCTCACGGCAgctaaatgaaagaaaaactgaggcAGTAGCAGAGATCAACAGTACGTTTGAAGAGCTGGAGCGGGTGCTGCATCACCGCAAGACAGCCCTCATCACAGACTTGGAGAACATCTGCAGCTCCAAGCAAAAG GTCCTCCATGCCCAGCTTTCCTCTCTTCTCCAGGGGAAGGAACACAtccagagcagctgcagcttcacagAACAGGCTCTCAGTCATGGGAATGCAACTGAG GTGCTACTGGTTCAGAAGCAGATGAGTGAGCGAGTCACAGCTCTGGCCAGACACGACTTTCCAGAGAAGCCACAGCAGAACGCACATCTAGACTGTCAG GTAGAGACTGAAGGTTTGCGGCGCTCCATCCAGAACCTGGGCGTTCTCCTTACAACATCAGCCGTGGCACACACATCTGTTGCCACAGGGGAGGGACTGAGACATGCAGCTACTGGGCAGCACCAAACCATTACCGtgacaacaaaagacaaa GATGGAGAGTTGGTGAGGACaggaaatgctgttttaaagGCTGAGATATTGTCGGCTGACAGTAACAGAGCTGCAGAAGTAGAAATAGTGGACAACAAGAATGGAACGTATGAAGTGGGCTACACGTTGCGCTCCGAAGGAGAGTATTCATTCTGCCTGCTGCTGTATGGTCAGCCCATACGTGGCAGCCCATTCCGTCTGCGGGTGGTCAAACCGTCAGACGTGCCCCAGTCTCCGGATGATGTGAAAAGGAGGGTGAAGTCCCCGAGCGGGACAGGGGGCCACATCCGTCAGAAAGCGGTGCGACGGCCTTCCAGCATGTACAGCACCACCAAAAAAAAGGAGAACCCCATTGAGGATGAGCTCATCTACAGAGTTG GTTCCCGGGGAAGGGAAAAGGGCGAGTTCACAAATCTACAAGGAATCTCAGCCTCCAGCAACGGTAGAGTGGTGGTGGCTGACAGCAACAACCAGTGCATACAG GTATTTTCCAATGATGGGCAGTTTAAAATGCGTTTTGGGGTCAGAGGTCGTTCTCCAGGACAGCTGCAGAGACCGACAGGAGTTACTGTAGACATGAACGGAGACATCGTAGTGGCTGATTATGACAACAGATGGGTCAGCATCTTCTCCTCAGATGGCAAGTTCAAG TCCAATGGAAAGCTGGTGACTAAGTTTGGAGGCAGAGGGACGTCTGATAGACAGTTTGCAG GTCCGCACTTTGTTGCAGTGAACAACAAGAATGAAATTATAGTGACAGATTTTCACAATCACTCTGTTAAG GTATACAGCGCTGATGGGgagtttctgtttaaatttggCTCTCATGGAGAAGGCAATGGCCAGTTCAACGCGCCCACTGGTGTGGCTGTAGATGCTAATGGAAACATCATTGTAGCCGACTGGGGTAACAGCAGAATACAg GTTTTTGATAGCACAGGGTCCTTCCTGTCCTACATTAACACCTCAGCAGACCCGCTCTATGGGCCCCAGGGCCTCGCTCTCACCTCAGATGGACATGTGGCAGTTGCCGACTCCGGGAATCACTGCTTCAAAGTTTACAGATATCTGCAGTAG
- the trim47 gene encoding E3 ubiquitin-protein ligase TRIM47, giving the protein MATAGATGDDLKKELTCAICLDFFKDPVILKCGHNFCRFCICMHWDENGGDYGYQCPQCRTVFNKRSFTKNYLVQNLVSKLDDLEHLGTPSAPSKSMKPDGKCQQHGEELKLYCQTDKRPICVVCRESRAHRHHQVAPVPEVVNDMKMELKVRLMELNWQKSQYAKIKTTDERTKNDVRLKKQRLKEKIEADVGALVQFLLDERDSLLESLDAEEAASLAVIDDNLEFVESEAADVDKLIADIHNHIGGKTNFESLSGTFNKAMHRKSFTSLEPVSCTTEFTDFSGPFQLIMWKKMMHVLHTMPQNLTLDPDTAHANLLISDFDTKVEEGRVRSQEPDLPGRFNRFCGVLATAQYASGQHYWEVDVRDKGVWYLGVTTECSNRKGFVNLTPSAGYWSLCLQDRLYANVEDGRIPLADYWNSPRVGVYLDYDNGRLSFYDAVTMKRLYMFDTCFEEPVYPFFSPGKNDVGSRLQICHYY; this is encoded by the exons ATGGCGACCGCTGGAGCAACTGGAGACGACCTGAAAAAAGAGCTCACATGCGCTATTTGTTTGGACTTTTTCAAAGACCCAGTCATACTGAAGTGCGGACATAATTTTTGTCGCTTTTGTATCTGCATGCACTGGGATGAAAATGGCGGAGACTACGGGTATCAATGTCCTCAATGCCGGACT GTATTCAACAAGAGGAGCTTCACTAAAAACTACTTGGTGCAGAATCTAGTTTCAAAACTGGACGACCTGGAGCATCTGGGTACTCCGTCTGCTCCTTCCAAATCTATGAAACCGGATGGAAAGTGTCAACAACATGGTGAAGAGCTGAAACTCTACTGCCAAACTGATAAGAGACCCATTTGTGTTGTCTGCAGGGAATCAAGAGCTCACAG ACACCATCAGGTGGCTCCAGTGCCAGAAGTTGTGAATGATATGAAG ATGGAGTTGAAAGTGAGGCTTATGGAGCTCAACTGGCAGAAGTCGCAGTATGCCAAAATCAAGACAACAGATGAAAGGACTAAAAATGATGTTCGG CTGAAGAAGCAACGACTCAAGGAGAAGATTGAAGCAGATGTAGGAGCCTTAGTCCAGTTCTTGTTGGATGAGAGAGATTCTCTTCTGGAGAGCTTGGATGCTGAGGAAGCAGCCTCTCTGGCCGTCATTGACGACAACCTGGAGTTTGTTGAGAGTGAAGCAGCAGATGTGGACAAACTCATAGCAGATATTCATAATCACATTGGTGGGAAGACTAACTTTGAG AGCCTTTCTGGAACATTTAATAA AGCAATGCATCGCAAGTCTTTCACATCCCTTGAGCCGGTCAGTTGTACGACTGAATTTACAGACTTTTCAGGGCCTTTCCAACTCATCATGTGGAAGAAGATGATGCACGTTCTGCACACCA TGCCTCAGAACCTGACCTTAGACCCCGACACCGCTCATGCGAACCTCCTTATCTCAGACTTTGACACGAAAGTGGAGGAGGGACGGGTTCGCAGCCAGGAGCCGGATCTTCCGGGCCGCTTCAACCGGTTCTGTGGAGTTCTCGCCACAGCCCAGTACGCCAGTGGCCAGCACTACTGGGAAGTAGACGTGAGGGACAAAGGAGTGTGGTACCTGGGGGTGACGACTGAGTGCAGCAACAGAAAGGGCTTTGTCAATCTCACTCCATCCGCAGGATACTGGAGCCTCTGTCTGCAGGACCGACTCTACGCCAATGTGGAAGATGGCCGCATTCCCCTCGCTGACTACTGGAACTCGCCGCGTGTCGGTGTGTACCTGGACTATGACAATGGCCGCCTTAGTTTCTATGATGCTGTTACAATGAAGAGACTCTACATGTTCGACACCTGCTTCGAGGAGCCTGTCTATCCCTTTTTCAGCCCAGGGAAGAATGACGTAGGCAGCAGGCTGCAAATATGCCATTACTATTAA